The genomic segment CGTGTCTATGACATTCACACGTCTTCCCAGCTTTTTCACCAACCTCGCGAACCTCGCGAACCTCGCGGAACCTCGCGGAACTGATTTCCGCGAGGTTGAAAAAACAGGAAAAGGGTCTGCGAGGCACTAACCTCGCGGAACCTTTTTTCTCTATAGGCCGCGAGGTTGTTTTCCGCGAGGTTGTCCGCGAGGTTGAACCGCCTAAATTTCTCCACTACCTCGCGGAACGTCTTCCGCAGACTCCGCGAGGTTGAGAAAGGTCTTTTTCCCACCCTGGCGCTCGTTCTGAGGGAGTTCATCCTCGAATATTTCACCCGAAAGACTCAGTGCCGTGACAGCAACACGGGTACGATCCCGTGGAATGTCTAGGGCCACCTTCACCGCATCTTCAAGAGATTTTTTGGAATGCTTTGTCCCGGCGGCAAGCTCATCCCGGATAAAGGCGAGAATTGCCGCTCTTGCCTTCGTGATCTGGGCTTTTTTCGATGCGGCCTTTTGTTCTTTGGTGGGTTTGCTTCCGGTGAAATACTCGAAGGTGTAGCCGCGCCGCCGGATGTAAAGCTTCGGCTGTGGTGCAGCATAAGACAGCTTGGCGCGGGCCAGGATGAAGCCGCTATCCTCCGGCCCAAGCTCGAAGCCTTCCGGTGCCCCGGAAACCTCGCCGTTCACGCTGGATAAAATCGTCACCATGCGCGAACCGTCTGGCAAAGCGGACCCACCACGCACCGCGTATTGATCCAATGCGCCGTTTTGCGCGGGAACCTTGCCGGTGTGGTGGACGATACGGACGCAGCAATCCAGCCCCCTGATGATCCTGCGACAGGCAGTGACGATGGCCTGCTCGCCATCGTTTACCATGCGCTCGCCGGGGCCGAACGAGACACAGGGGTCGAAGACGATCATGGCCGGTGGATCGTCCCGGTAGGCGGTGATGATGTCGTCGGCTAGGGATGTGAGCCGGATGTTGCCGCCTTGGTCGAGTTCTGCAAACCGTACGAAGTCGCTGGAAACGTCCCATACCGCGATGCGGGATAGAACTGTTCTCCGCTCGTAGGGGTGAAGGCCCATCGCGGCGATGACCTCGCGGAGCCGTGCCGCGAACAATTCCCGCGAATCCTCGGCGGTGATGAACAGCACGGGGCCAGGATGCCAAACTTTCAAGCCCCATAATGGCATTCCCAGGACGATATGCACGGCTTCGTAGATCAACATCGTGGTCTTGCCAGTGCCGCCCGCCGCCGCGATCAAGGCGAGGTCGGCGTACAGGTAGTGATCGACGAGGCAGCGTGGACTGAGGCGTGCAGTGTCCAGTTCTTCCGGTGTGAACGCTGGGAACGGCGGGGGCGTTCCCGGTTCCCGCTGGCTCAACTTGGCGAGGATTTGCCCACGCACGCTCTCCGGCCCGGAAAGCCTGCACAGGTCGTTGAAATCGGAAGCCCTTGGTGGTCGGCTAGGTCCGAAGTCGGGAAGCGCTACGGGCAGCCTCAGAGCCTTTCCCACCCCCTCCGCCGTGGTCCGGCCCGGATTTCCTGGCTTATCCGCGTCGTCGTCGCCACACAGTACGATGCGCCTTCCACCATGCCGGGCCTGGACCATCCGTGCCACGTTCTCAAGGTTGCCGTCGCCGTAGGAGATGTAGACGCGGTGTCCCTCTCCTAGGGCTTGGTGGATGCTGGCGGCGGTGGTGAAGCTGGTGGCTACGAAGACCGGATTGTCTCCGTCAGGCGTGCCGATCCACCAGAATCCGCCCTCCATTTTGCTGCACGGGAAGTTGCGCTTCTGGCCGTCCGCGTGCCGGTATTGGATGGACTGAATTTGACCATCAGGGCTGTAGACCGGTGTGGCCAGCCTGCCATCTGGCGTCGCTTTTGTACCGTGGGCTTGCACACCTTTTTGGACTAATTGAGGCATTTCAGAATGGGCTAGCGGGAGGTTTTCCCATTCGATTCGTACCCTGTTCGCCGTTTTGTCCCAAAGGCGGCGTTTTTCCTGGTCGGCTTTGGTGCGCTCGGCTTCGATCCGTCGCTGCCGCGCTTCCTGCTCAGCTTGGGTCAGAGCGCGATCTTGCCGCACCCAGAAAAAGACCGGCTTCCCGCTGGCCTTCCAGTTGCAGAGCACTCCGCCTTCGCCGTCGGCGAATAGTTTGATTGAGGCATCGTCTTTACCGTGCGGATCGTCGGTGATGTCGGCGCGGTGCCATCGTCCATCATTGGGAACTTCTCGATAGATGATGCCTTCCGCGTAACAAGCTTCGCGTAGCGCGTCGCGAAGGGCGCAGCTATCCCATCCAGCCCTCACGAGGCTGGGTTTTGATTGTGTAGACATGGTTCATGCCCCCGCTGACGGGGATGCGAAGCGCCATTCGCGGCGTTTGCCGATCAAGTGCATCGGATAAGTAATACCCACACTATCAGAATCGGATTTGTTGCCGATGAGTTCGCGGTTACGCCTTGAGATGGCGCGCGGGACGGAAAACGTTGACATTGGCCTGGGAATCCTTGGTTTTTTCTTGCATGGAAACCAAGGCAAGCCGGGGGGCGGGATTTTCAGTTTTAAGTAAGCTGAAAGTTGGCATTGACGGCAGGGTGCTATCAAGTTGAGAATTGCACCCGCACGCCGCGCCCCGGCCTGCCGCCAAGGCCCGCATCCCCTTAGTTCGTCGCCAAACAAAGTGGGGGGATGTTGGGCCTTAATCATGTCTGCCGTTTTGGCAGGGCTGGCGGACTATAGCATGTGGTCCGGCTCGCAAAGCAATCGTGATATGTCTCTGGGAAGGCGGATATAATGCTCGGTTGCTTTGGCGGGGCGAGAACAGGCTTGCCAATGGTATGGCTCAAAAGCCGATGCTCATGGAGTGCCCGTGTTCTCTGGGTTCTGGCCGCTCATTTTGAGCGCCGCAGCGATGACGGCCCGCCAGTTCACGCCGTTGCGCGAGCCTGGGAATTGCCTACGCAGTTCCTCAATCTCCTCCCGTGGTGCCCATAGTGCATGGCGTTCTTGCCCTTCGGCCTGTCGTTTTGTGATAAGTCGTTTCTGTCGTTCAAGCACAGTGCTTTTCAATGTTTGCTCCCATTCTTCCTGCGAAGATTCCCCCAGTAGCTCGGGGTGTTCCGCCGCGATGCGGTCCAGCGCCGCCAAGGATTCCTTGACGGCCTGGAAGTCGATAGTTTTCGCCATCATGCCACCATGCGTTGAATCTGGGTGGCCGCGAAAACCTTGCCGTTCCGGGCCTTGAAACCCTTTTCCGCCAGCACCGCGGCGATTTTGCGGAGGCTCAGGCCCGCCGTATGGAGCCTGCGGGCTTCGGCGATGATTTCCTGTTCAGCGGGCACGTCCACCAGGGCCACGCCATCCCCTGCCAGCGCCTTGCCGTAGGGCACCGCGCCCACCCGTTCGCCCTTGGCCTTCTTGTGCTGCATGGCGGTGGTGGTGCGTTCGGCCAGTTGATCCCGCTCGAATTCGGCCATGACGGCTAGCATCCTAAACACCATCTTCCCGGCGGCGGTGGTGGTGTCGATCTTCTCGGAAATGGAAACGAGGTCGGCCCCGGCCTTGTCCAGGCGTTCGGAAATTTCGATGGTGTGCTTGGTGGACCGGGAGAGGCGAGAAAGGCTGTAGACCACGAGGGCATCGCCCTTGCCGACAGCGGCCAGCGCCGCCGCCAGTCCGGGCCGGTCGGCCTTGGTGCCGCTGATACCGGCGTCCATGAAGATGCCTGCCAGTTCGTAGCCGTTGAGGTCGGCCCACGCGGCGACCTTGGCCTTCTGCGCGTCCAAGGAAACGCCATCGGTGGCTTGTTCCTCGGTGCTGACCCGGATGTA from the Methylomagnum ishizawai genome contains:
- a CDS encoding AAA family ATPase, yielding MSTQSKPSLVRAGWDSCALRDALREACYAEGIIYREVPNDGRWHRADITDDPHGKDDASIKLFADGEGGVLCNWKASGKPVFFWVRQDRALTQAEQEARQRRIEAERTKADQEKRRLWDKTANRVRIEWENLPLAHSEMPQLVQKGVQAHGTKATPDGRLATPVYSPDGQIQSIQYRHADGQKRNFPCSKMEGGFWWIGTPDGDNPVFVATSFTTAASIHQALGEGHRVYISYGDGNLENVARMVQARHGGRRIVLCGDDDADKPGNPGRTTAEGVGKALRLPVALPDFGPSRPPRASDFNDLCRLSGPESVRGQILAKLSQREPGTPPPFPAFTPEELDTARLSPRCLVDHYLYADLALIAAAGGTGKTTMLIYEAVHIVLGMPLWGLKVWHPGPVLFITAEDSRELFAARLREVIAAMGLHPYERRTVLSRIAVWDVSSDFVRFAELDQGGNIRLTSLADDIITAYRDDPPAMIVFDPCVSFGPGERMVNDGEQAIVTACRRIIRGLDCCVRIVHHTGKVPAQNGALDQYAVRGGSALPDGSRMVTILSSVNGEVSGAPEGFELGPEDSGFILARAKLSYAAPQPKLYIRRRGYTFEYFTGSKPTKEQKAASKKAQITKARAAILAFIRDELAAGTKHSKKSLEDAVKVALDIPRDRTRVAVTALSLSGEIFEDELPQNERQGGKKTFLNLAESAEDVPRGSGEI
- a CDS encoding recombinase family protein — encoded protein: MKAYAYIRVSTEEQATDGVSLDAQKAKVAAWADLNGYELAGIFMDAGISGTKADRPGLAAALAAVGKGDALVVYSLSRLSRSTKHTIEISERLDKAGADLVSISEKIDTTTAAGKMVFRMLAVMAEFERDQLAERTTTAMQHKKAKGERVGAVPYGKALAGDGVALVDVPAEQEIIAEARRLHTAGLSLRKIAAVLAEKGFKARNGKVFAATQIQRMVA